AGCACCATCATCTTGTGCCAATTGGACGACATCGCCGACGGCGGCGCCCTGGGCCTGCCGCAGCACCGGCAACTGCATCCGGCAGGGCTGGTGGCGGTGCGCCAGGGCGAGCAGGCGTGGGTGTACATCAACCGCTGCCCGCACTTTTCCGTGCCGCTGGACTTTCGACCCCAGG
This genomic interval from Pseudomonas putida contains the following:
- a CDS encoding Rieske (2Fe-2S) protein, which produces MSTIILCQLDDIADGGALGLPQHRQLHPAGLVAVRQGEQAWVYINRCPHFSVPLDFRPQEFCTYRGKVLMCAHHSAMFRFEDGHCVDGPCKGATLEAVPVRLEENSLVMEVREEG